The following are encoded together in the Equus przewalskii isolate Varuska chromosome 14, EquPr2, whole genome shotgun sequence genome:
- the ALKAL2 gene encoding ALK and LTK ligand 2 isoform X1, giving the protein MRGPGRPLLLGLLLVLGAAGPGRGFAEPREAADGQALLRLIVEIVQELRKYHSGESKRLQLWGPQDYALGRREVADYGADPEEQRAEIVPRDLRMKDKFLKHLTGPLYFSPKCSKHFHRLYHNTRDCTIPAYYKRCARLLTRLAVSPVCMEG; this is encoded by the exons ATGCGCGGACCCGGGcgccccctcctcctggggctgctgctcgTGCTGGGGGCGGCAGGGCCCGGCCGGGGGTTCGCGGAGCCCCGGGAGGCCGCGGACGGGCAGGCCCTGCTGCGGCTCATCGTGGAGATCGTCCAGGAGCTCAGGAAGTACCACTCGGGGGAGTCCAAGAGGCTGCAGCTCTGGGGCCCGCAGGACTACGCGCTGGGCCGCAGGGAGGTCGCGGACTACGGGGCGGACCCGGAGGAGCAGCGAGCGG AAATTGTTCCTCGAGATCTAAGGATGAAGGAcaagtttttaaaacatctcaCAG GTCCTCTTTATTTCAGTCCAAAGTGCAGCAAACACTTTCACAGACTTTACCACAACACCAGAGACTGCACCATCCCCGCAT ACTATAAACGATGTGCCAGGCTTCTTACTCGGCTGGCTGTCAGTCCAGTGTGCATGGAGGGATAA
- the ALKAL2 gene encoding ALK and LTK ligand 2 isoform X3: protein MRGPGRPLLLGLLLVLGAAGPGRGFAEPREAADGQALLRLIVEIVQELRKYHSGESKRLQLWGPQDYALGRREVADYGADPEEQRAEIVPRDLRMKDKFLKHLTDYKRCARLLTRLAVSPVCMEG, encoded by the exons ATGCGCGGACCCGGGcgccccctcctcctggggctgctgctcgTGCTGGGGGCGGCAGGGCCCGGCCGGGGGTTCGCGGAGCCCCGGGAGGCCGCGGACGGGCAGGCCCTGCTGCGGCTCATCGTGGAGATCGTCCAGGAGCTCAGGAAGTACCACTCGGGGGAGTCCAAGAGGCTGCAGCTCTGGGGCCCGCAGGACTACGCGCTGGGCCGCAGGGAGGTCGCGGACTACGGGGCGGACCCGGAGGAGCAGCGAGCGG AAATTGTTCCTCGAGATCTAAGGATGAAGGAcaagtttttaaaacatctcaCAG ACTATAAACGATGTGCCAGGCTTCTTACTCGGCTGGCTGTCAGTCCAGTGTGCATGGAGGGATAA
- the ALKAL2 gene encoding ALK and LTK ligand 2 isoform X2, whose protein sequence is MRGPGRPLLLGLLLVLGAAGPGRGFAEPREAADGQALLRLIVEIVQELRKYHSGESKRLQLWGPQDYALGRREVADYGADPEEQRAEIVPRDLRMKDKFLKHLTGPLYFSPKCSKHFHRLYHNTRDCTIPACLLKSVRRCER, encoded by the exons ATGCGCGGACCCGGGcgccccctcctcctggggctgctgctcgTGCTGGGGGCGGCAGGGCCCGGCCGGGGGTTCGCGGAGCCCCGGGAGGCCGCGGACGGGCAGGCCCTGCTGCGGCTCATCGTGGAGATCGTCCAGGAGCTCAGGAAGTACCACTCGGGGGAGTCCAAGAGGCTGCAGCTCTGGGGCCCGCAGGACTACGCGCTGGGCCGCAGGGAGGTCGCGGACTACGGGGCGGACCCGGAGGAGCAGCGAGCGG AAATTGTTCCTCGAGATCTAAGGATGAAGGAcaagtttttaaaacatctcaCAG GTCCTCTTTATTTCAGTCCAAAGTGCAGCAAACACTTTCACAGACTTTACCACAACACCAGAGACTGCACCATCCCCGCAT GTCTCTTGAAATCGGTACGGAGGTGTGAACGGTGA